In Aspergillus luchuensis IFO 4308 DNA, chromosome 1, nearly complete sequence, the following are encoded in one genomic region:
- a CDS encoding uncharacterized protein (COG:L;~EggNog:ENOG410PHBP;~InterPro:IPR033308,IPR033307;~TransMembrane:1 (n6-16c21/22o521-540i);~go_process: GO:0006506 - GPI anchor biosynthetic process [Evidence IEA]): MSLLRLLLRHALAILLPLALTSTVYLYLYPVFHGCAFPLPEDSTSSHLSIPHLSPSFLSTLRHHLSPSPPSPATSPIFRLLVLADPQLEGDTSLPKPHDQLPAKLSNYYADLSSTLRTKPPSATLYTLRSVLRSLVSTDLPRAFRAARKRLDLLGNDYYLAHIYRTMHWWSAPSHVTVLGDLVGSQWVSDGEFDERGRRYWERVFRGGVRVDDEITGEMGTEMLGTDNGEWAKRVVNIVGNHDVGYAGDASPSRIERFERVFGRGDWDVKFTLPSSEEGNEEEETVPTIHLINLNSLVLDTPALSPEVQSATYEYLNSLLEERSPSVSSSPRGKTFTLLLTHLPLHKKEGICTDAPFFAFHDDDDSKGDAAGNPRFYAGGLKEQNHLSQYASANAVLEGIFGMSGDDTVPGNGWGRKGLILTGHDHTGCDVVHFVNRTVGEVDGDDKTEDDGDAPGWEWDALRYQHGITREGDLGVPAIREVTMRSMMGEYGGYAGLLSVWFTGTEWKYEIQMCAAGVQHLWWAVHVVDVITLGLVVLYIGSSIIGAGNGVSAGKDTTRADKKIKKQ; encoded by the coding sequence AtgtccctcctccgccttctcctccgccacgCGCtggccatcctcctcccgctGGCCCTGACCAGCACTGTCTATCTCTATCTTTACCCCGTCTTCCATGGCTGCGCATTCCCTCTGCCAGAGGATTCTACCTCCTCTCATCTCTCGATTCCACACCTctctccatccttcctctccaccctccgccaccacctctctccctcgcctCCTTCACCTGCGACCTCTCCCATCTTCCGCCTCCTCGTTCTCGCCGACCCCCAACTAGAAGGCGatacctccctccccaaaccccacGATCAACTCCCCGCCAAACTCTCCAACTACTACGCCGACCTGTCCTCTACACTCCGCACGAAACCTCCATCCGCCACCCTCTACACCCTCCGCTCCGTTCTCCGCTCCCTCGTCTCCACCGACCTCCCCCGCGCATTCCGCGCCGCGCGCAAACGCCTTGACCTGCTCGGAAATGACTACTACCTGGCGCATATCTACCGCACGATGCACTGGTGGAGTGCGCCGTCGCATGTCACCGTGCTGGGAGATCTCGTGGGGAGCCAATGGGTGAGTGACGGGGAGTTTGACGAACGTGGTCGGAGATACTGGGAACGGGTGTTCCGCGGTGGTGTgcgggtggatgatgagattaCCGGGGAGATGGGGACGGAGATGCTGGGAACTGATAATGGGGAGTGGGCAAAGAGGGTTGTAAACATCGTGGGGAACCACGATGTCGGATATGCGGGGGATGCGAGTCCATCGCGGATTGAGAGATTCGAGAGGGTGTTTGGAAGGGGAGATTGGGATGTTAAATTCACCTTACCTTCTTCTGAAGAAGgtaatgaggaagaggaaacaGTTCCAACAatccacctcatcaacctcaacagTCTCGTCCTAGACACCCCCGCTCTGAGCCCCGAAGTCCAATCAGCCACATACGAATACCTAAACAGCCTACTAGAAGAGCGAAGCCCAtccgtctcttcctctccgcgcGGGAAAACTTTCACTCTCCTCCTAActcacctccccctccacaagaaagaaggaatCTGCACTGACgcccccttcttcgccttccacgatgacgacgactcCAAGGGCGACGCCGCCGGCAACCCGCGCTTCTACGCCGGCGGCCTCAAAGAACAGAACCACCTAAGCCAGTACGCCAGCGCTAATGCTGTCCTCGAGGGCATTTTCGGGATGAGTGGGGACGACACCGTCCCCGGAAACggatgggggaggaagggccTTATTCTTACGGGCCACGATCATACGGGCTGTGATGTGGTGCATTTTGTGAATCGCACTGTTGGTGAGGTAGATGGTGACGACAAgaccgaggatgatggtgacgCACCTGGCTGGGAATGGGATGCCCTGCGCTATCAGCACGGCATTACAAGAGAAGGGGACCTGGGCGTCCCCGCCATCCGGGAAGTGACTATGCGCTCCATGATGGGAGAATACGGAGGCTACGCCGGACTCCTATCGGTGTGGTTCACCGGTACGGAATGGAAGTACGAGATCCAGATGTGCGCAGCAGGCGTGCAGCATCTTTGGTGGGCGGTGCATGTCGTCGATGTGATTACTTTGGGATTGGTGGTACTGTATATCGGATCGAGTATCATTGGAGCTGGTAATGGTGTCTCTGCTGGAAAGGATACCACCAGAGCGGATAAGAAGATCAAAAAGCAATaa
- the rpdA gene encoding histone deacetylase RPD3 (COG:B;~EggNog:ENOG410PHUX;~InterPro:IPR037138,IPR023696,IPR003084,IPR023801, IPR000286;~PFAM:PF00850;~go_function: GO:0004407 - histone deacetylase activity [Evidence IEA];~go_process: GO:0016575 - histone deacetylation [Evidence IEA]) gives MSNSLAPLDPITNGSADRNKKVAYFYDSDVGNYAYVSGHPMKPHRIRMAHSLVMNYGLYKKMEIYRAKPASKYEMTQFHTDEYIDFLSKVTPDNMDSFAKEQSKYNVGDDCPVFDGLFEFCGISAGGSMEGAARLNRNKCDIAVNWAGGLHHAKKSEASGFCYVNDIVLGILELLRFKQRVLYVDIDVHHGDGVEEAFYTTDRVMTVSFHKYGEYFPGTGELRDIGVGQGKHYAVNFPLRDGIDDISYKSIFEPVIKSVMEWYRPEAVVLQCGGDSLSGDRLGCFNLSMRGHANCVNFVKSFNLPTMILGGGGYTMRNVARTWAFETGILVGDTLGAELPYNDYYEYFAPDYELDVRPSNMDNANTKEYLDKIRTQVVENLKRTAFAPSVQMTEVPREPLVEGMDDEADAILDDLDEDENKDKRFTKRRFDQYIEKPGELSDSDDEELAGANGVRRQPNALKRRNQVNYRNLDVNDSGLESGMATPQDASSLPDDDMDTTADAKMTEAPEPETEAQATPSAADAPSRADEASATEQTEMAVDGPETTAASAPISRQPSPKPQDEDTAMVDADEAAPETEKSEAAPEGAADEEEKKPSEEAPAADKPATEETPAAKEESPAKETIEAADTAEAETKPAEASEPSEAKDKTPEAAKDESGEAKSKEPSAEAAGATEAEKTEEASKTEE, from the exons ATGAGTAACTCACTCGCGCCTCTGGACCCCATTACCAATGGGTCGGCGGATCGCAATAAGAAAGTCGCCTATTTCTACGATTCCGATGTGGGAAACTATGCCTATGTCTCGGGACACCCCATGAAGCCTCATCGCATAAGGATGGCTCACAGTTTGGTCATGAACTATGGCCTTTataagaagatggagatataC CGGGCGAAGCCGGCCTCGAAATACGAAATGACCCAGTTCCACACGGATGAGTACATCGACTTCCTTTCCAAGGTTACGCCGGACAACATGGACTCCTTCGCGAAGGAGCAGAGCAAGTACAATGTCGGAGATGATTGTCCCGTTTTCGATGGGCTCTTCGAGTTTTGCGGTATCAGCGCGGGTGGTAGTATGGAGGGTGCCGCCCGGCTCAACCGCAACAAGTGCGACATTGCCGTTAACTGGGCCGGTGGTCTTCACCACGCGAAGAAAAGTGAAGCAAGTGGATTCTGTTATGTAAATG ACATCGTTTTGGGTATCCTGGAGCTGCTGCGATTCAAGCAGCGCGTGCTTTACGTTGATATCGATGTCCACCacggagatggtgttgaggaggcATTCTACACGACCGACCGTGTGATGACGGTGTCCTTCCACAAGTACGGCGAGTACTTCCCAGGTACGGGTGAGCTGCGCGATATCGGAGTGGGTCAGGGCAAGCACTATGCCGTCAACTTCCCTCTCCGCGATGGCATTGATGACATCTCCTACAAGAGCATCTTTGAGCCCGTTATCAAGAGCGTTATGGAATGGTACCGACCCGAAGCTGTGGTCTTGCAGTGTGGTGGCGACAGTCTGTCGGGCGACCGTCTCGGATGCTTCAACCTCAGTATGCGGGGCCACGCGAACTGTGTGAACTTTGTGAAGAGCTTTAACCTGCCCACCATGAttcttggcggtggtggttataCGATGCGAAATGTGGCACGTACTTGGGCCTTCGAAACCGGTATTCTCGTTGGTGACACCCTTGGGGCAGAGCTTCCATACAACGATTACTACGAG TACTTCGCACCCGACTACGAGCTGGATGTACGTCCGTCCAACATGGACAATGCCAACACGAAGGAGTACCTCGACAAGATCCGCACGCAAGTCGTGGAAAACCTTAAGCGGACCGCCTTTGCGCCTTCCGTGCAGATGACCGAGGTGCCTCGAGAGCCTCTCGTGGAGGGCATGGACGACGAGGCAGATGCCATCTTGGACGATCTagacgaggacgagaacaAGGACAAGCGCTTCACCAAGCGGCGCTTCGATCAGTACATTGAGAAGCCCGGAGAGCTTAGCGacagtgacgacgaggagcTGGCTGGGGCCAACGGAGTCCGGCGGCAACCCAACGCGCTTAAGCGGAGAAACCAGGTCAACTATCGGAATCTCGATGTGAACGATTCGGGGCTGGAGAGCGGCATGGCCACGCCACAGGACGCTTCGTCCCTTCCTGACGATGACATGGACACGACTGCTGATGCGAAGATGACCGAGGCTCCGGAGCCGGAGACTGAGGCGCAAGCCACCCCCTCTGCGGCCGATGCGCCGTCCCGAGCAGATGAGGCCTCTGCGACAGAGCAGACAGAGATGGCAGTGGATGGACCAGAAACAACAGCGGCATCGGCGCCGATCTCCCGGCAACCGTCTCCCAAGCCCCAGGACGAAGACACCGCGATGGTAGATGCGGACGAGGCCGCACCGGAAACCGAGAAATCCGAAGCTGCACCTGAAGGCGCggctgacgaagaagagaagaagcccagCGAGGAGGCCCCTGCAGCTGACAAGCCCGCTACGGAAGAGACACCTGCCGCAAAAGAAGAGTCACCTGCGAAAGAGACAATTGAGGCAGCCGATACGGCAGAGGCGGAGACCAAGCCTGCGGAGGCCAGTGAGCCGAGCGAGGCCAAGGACAAGACACCAGAGGCAGCCAAGGACGAGTCGGGTGAAGCTAAATCAAAGGAGCCCAGCGCGGAAGCCGCAGGAGCAACAGAGGCCGAGAAGACTgaggaagcaagcaagaccGAGGAGTGA
- the RPN11 gene encoding proteasome regulatory particle lid subunit RPN11 (BUSCO:EOG09263QB7;~COG:O;~EggNog:ENOG410PHCZ;~InterPro:IPR024969,IPR037518,IPR035299,IPR000555;~MEROPS:MER0022005;~PFAM:PF13012,PF14464,PF01398;~go_function: GO:0005515 - protein binding [Evidence IEA];~go_function: GO:0008237 - metallopeptidase activity [Evidence IEA];~go_function: GO:0061578 - Lys63-specific deubiquitinase activity [Evidence IEA];~go_function: GO:0070122 - isopeptidase activity [Evidence IEA]) — MDRLHRMLQAAQGMGVGGNNGDIPNLIDNSETVHISSLALLKMLRHGRAGVPMEVMGLMLGEFVDEYTVRVVDVFAMPQSGTGVSVEAVDPVFQTKMMDMLRQTGRPETVVGWYHSHPGFGCWLSSVDINTQQSFEQLTPRAVAVVVDPIQSVKGKVVIDAFRLIQPQTVVMGQEPRQTTSNLGHLNKPSIQALIHGLNRHYYSIAIDYRKTGLEENMLMNLHKHVWTEALQMKDFHEEGEHNVERMKQLVSLAEGYEKRVKEETTLTKDQLKTRYVGKVDPKKHIEDVSQQLIEDNIVAVSRQMIDKEASVARQSNGKENGTGMEVDEEL; from the exons ATGGATCGTTTGCATCGCATGCTCCAAGCAGCCCAGGGTATGGGCGTTGGAGGGAACAATGGA GATATCCCCAACCTCATCGATAACTCCGAAACCGTCCACATCTCATCGCTCGCTCTGCTGAAGATGCTAAGACATGGTCGGGCTGGTGTGCCCATGGAAGTCATGGGTCTGATGCTGGGAGAGTTTGTGGACGAGTACACAGTTAGGGTAGTTGACGTTTTCGCCATGCCTCAAAGTGGTACTGGTGTCAGTGTCGAAGCCGTGGACCCTGTTTTCCaaacgaagatgatggacaTGCTGAGGCAAACTGGACG ACCAGAGACCGTTGTTGGCTGGTACCACTCGCATCCTGGTTTCGGCTGCTGGCTTTCGTCCGTCGATATCAACACTCAGCAATCCTTTGAACAGCTCACTCCCCGCGCCGTTGCCGTGGTCGTCGACCCTATCCAGTCCGTCAAGGGCAAGGTCGTCATTGATGCCTTCCGTCTCATCCAACCACAGACCGTCGTCATGGGCCAGGAGCCCCGCCAAACAACATCCAACTTGGGTCATCTGAACAAACCGTCCATTCAGGCCCTCATCCACGGCCTCAACCGCCACTACTACAGCATTGCCATCGACTACCGCAAGACCGGTCTCGAGGAGAACATGCTGATGAACTTGCACAAGCACGTCTGGACGGAGGCGCTGCAGATGAAGGACTTCCATGAAGAGGGCGAGCACAATGTTGAGCGTATGAAGCAGCTCGTCAGCCTCGCCGAGGGCTACGAGAAGCGCGTCAAGGAGGAGACCACGCTCACCAAGGACCAGCTTAAGACGAGATACGTCGGCAAGGTCGACCCCAAGAAGC ACATCGAAGATGTGAGCCAGCAGTTGATTGAGGACAACATCGTAGCCGTCTCGCGGCAGATGATTGACAAGGAGGCCTCGGTGGCACGGCAATCAAACGGCAAGGAGAATGGCACCGGCAtggaggttgatgaggaaCTATAG
- a CDS encoding uncharacterized protein (COG:S;~EggNog:ENOG410PMYS;~InterPro:IPR038883) has translation MTNMNSLSRALENVRLDNNSTTGKTVKGKPIKKQRTKKAPIEPFRFFDLPSEIRLRVYHFVLFTPKRGRNPRLTGSVGASSKKNPPISPTSHRVALFLTSRRMHDEASDYFYSTQVFRLFHLQDYSRMPTIRAIPPRYRPSIATVELILGSSWTAPPREWTITRSLGLEEMERMRTFKVFVEVDPSHPVFEGFRISKDYYTDFAGDLLKGVLERLPNLEYVEFDGWPSVRKSGALMKRLMHEVRSAGIKIAWGPERGWTDYDGEEFSEDAYGVIAHEKKMQEKARRKKELEEAQEFARLHGLPPPPLPLFNPYLDY, from the coding sequence ATGACCAACATGAACTCCCTCTCCCGAGCACTGGAAAATGTCCGTTTGGACAACAACTCCACCACTGGCAAAACCGTCAAAGGCAAGCCCATCAAGAAACAACGTACGAAGAAAGCCCCCATCGAacccttccgcttcttcgacctccccTCGGAGATCCGTCTACGCGTTTATCACTTCGTGCTCTTCACCCCAAAACGCGGACGCAACCCGCGCCTAACAGGCAGCGTGGGCGCCTCGTCGAAGAAAAACCCTCCTatctcccccacctcccaccGAGTGGCGCTATTCCTGACCTCCCGGCGCATGCACGATGAAGCCTCAGACTATTTTTACTCTACCCAAGTATTTCGTCTCTTCCACCTCCAGGATTACTCGCGTATGCCAACCATCCGGGCCATACCCCCGCGGTACCGCCCCTCCATCGCCACAGTCGAGTTAATCCTAGGATCGAGCTGGACAGCGCCACCGCGCGAATGGACCATCACACGCAGTCTGggactggaggagatggagcggaTGCGCACGTTCAAAGTCTTTGTTGAAGTCGATCCATCGCATCCGGTGTTCGAGGGGTTCCGCATCTCGAAGGACTATTATACGGATTTTGCGGGCGATCTGCTCAAGGGTGTCCTGGAGAGGTTACCGAATCTGGAATACGTGGAGTTTGATGGCTGGCCATCTGTACGGAAGAGCGGTGCTCTGATGAAGAGATTGATGCATGAGGTCAGGTCGGCCGGGATAAAGATTGCGTGGGGTCCCGAACGGGGGTGGACTGAttatgatggggaggagttcaGTGAAGATGCGTATGGGGTTATCGCGCATGAGAAGAAAATGCAGGAAAAGGCTCGTCGGAAGAAGGAATTAGAGGAGGCGCAGGAATTCGCCAGGTTGCATGgcctgccgccgccgccacttCCATTGTTCAATCCGTACCTCGATTATTGA
- the RPL23 gene encoding 60S ribosomal protein uL14 (BUSCO:EOG09265CQO;~COG:J;~EggNog:ENOG410PMYQ;~InterPro:IPR000218,IPR019972,IPR036853;~PFAM:PF00238;~go_component: GO:0005840 - ribosome [Evidence IEA];~go_function: GO:0003735 - structural constituent of ribosome [Evidence IEA];~go_process: GO:0006412 - translation [Evidence IEA]) produces the protein MSARGRGGASGNKLKMTLGLPCGAVLNCCDNSGARNLYIISVKGIGARLNRLPAAGVGDMVMATVKKGKPELRKKVMPAVVVRQSKPWRRPDGIYLYFEDNAGVIVNAKGEMKGSAITGPVGKEAAELWPRIASNSGVVM, from the exons ATGTCTGCGAGAGG ACGCGGTGGTGCCTCCGGCAACAAGCTCAAGATGACCCTCGGTCTGCCTTG CGGCGCCGTTCTCAACTGCTGCGACAACTCCGGTGCTCGCAACCTGTACATCATCTCCGTCAAGGGTATCGGTGCTCGCCTGAACCGTCTCCCCGCTGCCGGTGTCGGTGACATGGTCATGGCCACCGTCAAGAAGGGAAAGCCTGAGCTCCGTAAGAAGGTCATGCCCGCTGTTGTTGTCCGTCAGAGCAAGCCCTGGAGACGCCCCGACGGTATCTACCTCTACTTCGAGGACAACGCTGGTGTT ATCGTCAACGCCAAGGGTGAGATGAAGGGTTCCGCTATCACCGGTCCCGTTGGTAAGGAGGCTGCTGAGCTTTGGCCT CGTATTGCCTCCAACTCCGGTGTTGTCATGTAA